In the Streptomyces sp. BHT-5-2 genome, one interval contains:
- a CDS encoding RNA polymerase sigma factor, which yields MQSLRLPVGRIPDEALLAGLATGDPELAVTFVRRFQHTVFGVALAVTRDPQLAEDIAQQTFERAWQHAQVYDSRRGSVTAWLTTIAHNLAIDAVRSRRPEPVAPEDLDALLGAVTSTPEQQALADEASSALRAAVARLPGEQGRALVMAGIYGMTAQQVADWEHIPLGTAKTRIRTAMGKLRTALTSPGSAPPHPTSPERGGHG from the coding sequence AGGCGCTGCTGGCCGGCCTGGCCACGGGCGACCCCGAGCTCGCCGTCACGTTCGTGCGCCGGTTCCAGCACACGGTCTTCGGCGTGGCACTCGCGGTCACCCGCGATCCGCAGCTCGCCGAGGACATCGCACAGCAGACGTTCGAGCGGGCCTGGCAGCACGCGCAGGTCTACGACTCGCGCCGCGGATCGGTGACGGCGTGGTTGACGACCATCGCGCACAACCTCGCCATCGACGCCGTCCGGTCGCGGCGGCCGGAACCGGTGGCCCCCGAGGACCTCGACGCGCTCCTGGGCGCGGTGACGAGCACCCCCGAGCAGCAGGCGCTCGCGGACGAGGCGTCCTCCGCGCTGCGGGCCGCGGTGGCGCGACTGCCGGGTGAACAGGGCCGCGCCCTGGTGATGGCCGGGATCTACGGAATGACGGCCCAGCAGGTCGCCGACTGGGAGCACATCCCACTGGGCACCGCCAAGACACGGATCAGAACCGCGATGGGAAAACTACGGACCGCACTCACCTCACCCGGTTCCGCACCTCCGCACCCCACGTCTCCGGAGCGAGGCGGCCATGGATAA
- a CDS encoding heavy metal-binding domain-containing protein, with amino-acid sequence MTATDPTAQGVPADAMRRLAELQPGRPGSIFTSDLSVNEFLLVREAGFRPLGLVLGSSIYHVGIQLGRWGKNQELTTLSQAMYHARELAMTRMEAEAAQLGADGIVGVRLSVEAREFGNDIAEFIAIGTAVKADAPAPGGNGSWRNIKGQPFTSDLSGQDFWTLVRAGYAPLGMVMGTCVYHIAHQKIGSVFSNIGKNVEIEPFTQALYDARELAMERMQREAEELHAEGIVGVQLNSHNHRWGGHTTEFFAVGTAVRPLRDDHVIERPTMVLSLDG; translated from the coding sequence ATGACCGCCACCGATCCGACCGCCCAGGGCGTCCCGGCCGATGCGATGCGGCGGCTGGCCGAACTCCAGCCGGGCAGGCCGGGGTCGATCTTCACCAGTGACCTGTCGGTCAACGAGTTCCTGCTCGTGCGCGAGGCGGGGTTCCGTCCGCTCGGCCTGGTGCTGGGCAGCTCCATCTACCACGTGGGCATCCAGCTGGGCCGCTGGGGGAAGAACCAAGAGCTCACGACGTTGAGCCAGGCCATGTACCACGCCCGGGAGTTGGCCATGACGCGGATGGAGGCCGAGGCGGCGCAGCTCGGCGCCGACGGCATCGTGGGAGTGCGGCTCTCGGTCGAGGCGCGGGAGTTCGGCAACGACATCGCCGAGTTCATCGCCATCGGCACCGCCGTCAAGGCCGATGCGCCCGCGCCCGGCGGCAACGGCAGCTGGCGCAACATCAAGGGCCAACCCTTCACCTCCGACCTGAGCGGACAGGACTTCTGGACCCTGGTCCGCGCCGGATACGCCCCACTGGGCATGGTGATGGGCACCTGCGTCTACCACATCGCCCACCAGAAGATCGGCTCGGTGTTCTCCAACATCGGCAAGAACGTGGAGATCGAACCGTTCACGCAGGCCCTCTACGACGCGCGGGAGTTGGCGATGGAGCGGATGCAACGGGAGGCGGAGGAGCTGCACGCGGAGGGCATCGTCGGCGTCCAGCTCAACTCGCACAACCACCGCTGGGGCGGTCACACCACGGAGTTCTTCGCCGTCGGCACCGCCGTGCGGCCGCTGCGCGACGATCATGTCATCGAGCGTCCGACGATGGTGCTGAGCCTGGACGGCTGA
- a CDS encoding heavy metal-binding domain-containing protein → MSGEWLGDGLPPVAAARTAEARRSGTWTSALSTGEFAAIRSVGFEPVGQVLGSAVYHVAGGGTRWRYYDCGYRHATWSGSNHEPAPVAVSGQGAASKALVDVLLAARHAALARMTAECTALGGDGVVAADLTMAPFPSAPHCFEFQVIGTAVRAQGQARPQRPFTTHLDGQGFAKLIAAGWVPVELLVGLAIGTRHDDWTTRRQKWFAAGNQEVTGWSQLVAATRHDARARIGEQAWSTGADGVVLGDSRLRIWQEACTRARRRNNDSDQKDHVAEATLIGTAVAGFTVRQAPPRTLTMMSLDPQRRRARPV, encoded by the coding sequence ATGAGCGGGGAGTGGCTCGGGGACGGACTGCCACCGGTGGCGGCGGCCCGCACGGCCGAGGCACGGCGAAGCGGCACCTGGACCTCGGCGCTGTCGACGGGCGAGTTCGCCGCGATCAGATCCGTCGGCTTCGAGCCGGTCGGGCAGGTGCTGGGCTCGGCCGTCTACCACGTGGCGGGCGGAGGGACCCGCTGGCGCTACTACGACTGCGGCTACCGGCACGCCACCTGGTCCGGGAGCAACCACGAGCCCGCGCCGGTCGCCGTCTCGGGCCAGGGCGCGGCCTCCAAGGCGCTGGTCGACGTGCTGCTGGCGGCACGGCACGCGGCACTCGCGCGGATGACGGCGGAGTGCACCGCACTCGGCGGCGACGGCGTGGTGGCCGCCGACCTCACCATGGCGCCGTTCCCGTCCGCTCCGCACTGTTTCGAATTCCAGGTGATAGGCACCGCCGTCCGGGCACAGGGGCAGGCGCGCCCGCAGCGCCCCTTCACCACGCACCTGGACGGCCAGGGGTTCGCCAAGCTGATCGCCGCGGGCTGGGTGCCGGTCGAACTCCTGGTGGGTCTCGCCATCGGCACCCGCCACGACGACTGGACGACGCGTCGGCAGAAGTGGTTCGCGGCCGGCAATCAGGAGGTCACCGGCTGGAGCCAGCTGGTCGCGGCGACCCGCCATGACGCACGCGCACGAATCGGTGAGCAGGCGTGGTCCACCGGTGCGGACGGCGTGGTGCTGGGCGACAGCCGACTACGGATATGGCAGGAGGCCTGCACCAGGGCGCGCAGGCGCAACAACGACTCCGACCAGAAGGATCATGTCGCCGAGGCGACGCTGATCGGCACGGCCGTGGCCGGATTCACGGTCCGTCAGGCGCCGCCGCGCACGCTGACCATGATGTCGCTGGATCCGCAGCGACGCCGTGCGCGCCCGGTGTGA